Proteins from a single region of Anaerolineae bacterium:
- a CDS encoding pentapeptide repeat-containing protein, which produces MEYEPGFVFLHGAHLEKAELRDANLEGANLEGAILVRAD; this is translated from the coding sequence ATGGAATACGAACCTGGTTTTGTCTTTCTGCATGGAGCTCATTTGGAAAAAGCTGAGCTGCGCGATGCGAATTTGGAGGGCGCGAACCTAGAGGGGGCCATCCTGGTGCGAGCCGAT